A single genomic interval of Spinacia oleracea cultivar Varoflay chromosome 6, BTI_SOV_V1, whole genome shotgun sequence harbors:
- the LOC130463314 gene encoding uncharacterized protein — protein sequence MGKFGPTWTWDDNYLFSPRGRIWLAWHHADITIQIIQKTEQLIHCWVQLKNGKAAFFLTVVYGLHTVDTRKHLWHDLSLLAHSITSPWCVVGDFNVVLYAGDRINGNPVAIAETADFASLLDTTDLGEMKASGNFFSWSNKGDDVKQGGRPFKFFNYMAEHAEFQEVVKKGWSVPVRGKPMFQLWEKLKHIKHGLKTIHRRDFAKLEERLELIRGELDSIQTQLSSCPTDVNLQEKERGTMESLKKFLDVQESGYRQKSRIQWLKLGDSNTKFFFTALKERYSTNTIDMLYDSNGNKLTTASDIKENIRSFYKDLIGTAAVSLQGVDLSVVRQVLEFFETSKLLKQVNNTVVTLILKIQNPTSVKDYRPIACCSVIYKLISKVITSRLQGVIGDVVCDAQAGFIPDRSIADNILLASELIKGYTRKYISPRCMIKIDLRKAYDSLEWPFLKVMLHELGFPARFVDWIMECLSTVSYYIFLNGYPTEPIPAKKGLRQGDPMSPFLFTIGMEYLSRCLQSIAQQNCFKFHPRCKKLGITHMMFADDLLMFSKADKISVHVLFKAFTMFSSASSLAANLDKSNVYMGGVSDDDEISIRSGLGMLKGSFPFRYLGVPLTTRKLKYSDCRPLVDKTVARVRSWSSKLLSYVGRLQLVKTVLYGMQLYWCQIFVMPKKVMREIHAICRTFLWTGGGLGSKKAHVAWEQLCFPKSSGGWNLRDLTIWNKAAVLKHCWALSQKQDRLWIKWVHMYYVKNKDFWTMSIPNGLTWSLRKIWSGRDVFAATGGCTQFLSAGKYKIQKMYKHLKQNGPKMDWRRLICNNFASPKSIFLLWLTVQNRLLTKDRLIHWHINVDAVCSVCQQDNENMQHLFFQCPVSAEIWSAVKTKIGVSRQTGMFPEELQWIIKKSRSSSPEAKVVVEGYPPCWWLFSPSRMVVHNLTDQPLFPPETPWGLKGRNLMNYLSSQHYLEHGI from the exons atggGAAAGTTTGGGCCAACCTGGACCTGGGATGATAACTATCTGTTTTCACCAAGGGGTAGGATCTGGCTTGCTTGGCACCATGCAGATATTACTATTCAAATTATCCAGAAAACTGAACAATTGATACACTGTTGGGTTCAACTGAAGAATGGCAAGGCTGCTTTCTTCCTTACTGTGGTGTATGGTTTACACACAGTTGATACCAGGAAGCACCTGTGGCATGATCTCTCTTTGTTGGCCCACTCCATCACATCTCCTTGGTGTGTGGTGGGTGACTTCAATGTTGTTCTGTATGCTGGTGACAGAATTAATGGGAATCCAGTTGCTATTGCTGAAACTGCAGATTTTGCTTCTCTTCTAGACACAACTGATCTGGGAGAAATGAAAGCTAGTGGCAACTTCTTCTCCTGGAGCAACAAAGGGGATG ATGTTAAACAGGGTGGAAGGCCTTTCAAGTTCTTCAACTACATGGCTGAGCATGCAGAGTTTCAGGAAGTTGTTAAAAAAGGGTGGAGTGTTCCTGTGAGAGGGAAACCAATGTTCCAACTGTGGGAAAAGCTCAAGCATATCAAGCATGGTCTTAAGACTATTCATAGAAGAGATTTTGCAAAGCTGGAGGAGAGATTAGAGCTTATTAGGGGGGAACTGGATAGTATCCAAACTCAACTATCTAGTTGCCCTACTGATGTGAACCTGCAAGAAAAAGAAAGGGGTACAATGGAATCTCTGAAGAAATTCCTTGATGTTCAAGAGAGTGGTTACAGACAGAAGTCAAGGATACAGTGGCTCAAACTGGGGGATTCTAACACAAAATTCTTCTTCACTGCACTGAAAGAGAGGTATTCTACTAATACTATTGACATGTTGTATGACAGCAATGGCAACAAGCTCACCACTGCATCTGACATTAAGGAGAATATTAGGTCTTTTTACAAAGACTTGATTGGCACTGCTGCTGTGTCCCTTCAAGGGGTGGACCTTAGTGTGGTAAGACAGG TGTTGGAGTTCTTTGAGACTAGTAAATTGCTCAAACAAGTCAACAATACAGTGGTCACCTTGATCCTTAAAATTCAGAATCCTACTAGTGTGAAAGATTACAGACCTATTGCTTGCTGCTCTGTGATCTACAAACTTATTTCCAAAGTGATCACTTCCAGATTACAGGGGGTCATAGGGGATGTGGTGTGTGATGCTCAAGCTGGTTTCATTCCCGATAGATCGATTGCTGACAATATCTTACTAGCTTCTGAGCTTATTAAGGGTTACACCAGAAAATACATCTCACCAAGGTGTATGATCAAAATTGACCTCAGGAAAGCTTATGACTCACTTGAGTGGCCTTTCCTAAAAGTCATGTTACATGAACTAGGGTTCCCTGCTAGATTTGTGGATTGGATCATGGAGTGTTTATCTACTGTTTCTTACTATATCTTTCTTAATGGGTATCCTACTGAACCTATTCCTGCAAAGAAGGGGCTTAGGCAAGGAGACCCCATGtccccttttctgtttaccattGGTATGGAGTACCTTTCTAGATGCCTGCAGAGTATTGCCCAACAAAACTGCTTCAAATTCCACCCTAGATGTAAAAAGTTGGGTATAACAcacatgatgtttgcagatgatctcTTAATGTTCTCCAAGGCTGACAAGATTTCAGTTCATGTGCTGTTTAAGGCTTTCACCATGTTCTCTTCTGCCTCTAGTCTTGCTGCTAATCTGGACAAGAGTAATGTGTACATGGGGGGAGTGTCTGATGATGATGAAATCTCCATTAGAAGTGGCCTTGGTATGCTGAAGGGTTCTTTCCCCTTCAGATATTTAGGTGTGCCTTTGACCACTAGGAAATTGAAATATAGTGATTGTAGGCCTCTAGTGGATAAAACTGTTGCAAGGGTTAGGAGTTGGTCCTCTAAGTTACTCTCCTATGTTGGCAGGCTACAGCTTGTCAAAACAGTGCTCTATGGCATGCAGCTTTACTGGTGTCAGATTTTTGTGATGCCTAAGAAAGTCATGAGAGAAATCCATGCTATCTGCAGGACCTTTCTATGGACAGGTGGTGGCTTAGGGTCCAAAAAAGCTCATGTTGCCTGGGAACAACTGTGTTTTCCAAAAAGCAGTGGTGGGTGGAACTTGAGGGATCTTACCATTTGGAACAAGGCTGCAGTTTTGAAGCACTGTTGGGCATTATCTCAGAAGCAAGATAGGCTTTGGATCAAATGGGTGCATATGTACTATGTTAAAAACAAAGATTTCTGGACCATGTCTATTCCCAATGGGTTGACCTGGTCCCTTAGGAAGATTTGGAGTGGGAGAGATGTATTTGCTGCCACTGGTGGGTGTACTCAGTTCCTTTCAGCTGGGAAGTATAAGATCCAGAAAATGTATAAACACCTGAAACAGAATGGTCCAAAGATGGATTGGAGGAGACTCATTTGCAACAATTTTGCCAGCCCAAAGAGTATCTTCTTACTTTGGCTTACAGTGCAAAACAGATTGCTAACCAAGGATAGGCTAATTCATTGGCATATTAATGTGGATGCAGTGTGTAGCGTGTGCCAACAAGATAATGAGAATATGCAACATTTGTTTTTTCAGTGCCCTGTGTCTGCTGAAATATGGAGTGCAGTGAAAACAAAGATTGGTGTTAGTAGACAGACAGGCATGTTTCCTGAGGAACTGCAGTGGATTATAAAGAAGAGTAGAAGTAGTAGCCCAGAAGCCAAG GTAGTGGTAGAGGGTTATCCACCTTGTTGGTGGCTGTTTTCCCCTTCCAGgatg GTTGTTCATAACTTAACAGACCAACCATTATTCCCACCGGAGACCCCATGGGGATTGAAGGGTCGTAATCTGATGAATTATCTCTCCAGCCAACATTATCTGGAACATGGGATTTGA